The proteins below come from a single Ptychodera flava strain L36383 chromosome 6, AS_Pfla_20210202, whole genome shotgun sequence genomic window:
- the LOC139134461 gene encoding leucine-rich repeat-containing protein 4C-like translates to MEYTSKLASIIYLLIIGMNGLEGCPAVCSCTGTKVDCSYRKLTEIPSGIPTNTTFLRLDRNQLTYIGNDSFTGLSNLTYLFLFTNRLEEVEAGAFTGLRRLGFLYLYQNSIRALPQTVFHGLENLSYLYLYSNKLSCVHEKLFSGLHNLERLRLEDNEITNLPTNIFRGLGRLSLLSLRDNMLTFLDENIFNGLDNLDQLFIFRNNLKTLPENIFHGLNKLFSLRIMYNDLTTLPGNIFENLNNLRDLFIYSNPWSCDCRLRELRTWLDDNKYRLLLGGTIRCESPDHLRSKSWNDVPLTNLTCYPIPVFYRAFRTIVAEIGNDVILDCEVESELEVDKYWILPNGTVIYQSTEDTCSNYSILQQGDGSLLIPFAEVDDEGSYSCMASNLEGTTSGVRVLKINLTSSHVTTETMSTASSKSVYTTFGTTPFITTNYTSTYTAVSAQPEITDNTNVTVGIIAYVLGIITAGLCVVAFLAIRHFRWVKSKQSDDYDNFTNNNFGSNFGSDSSDSNADQVGYHVGKSEAIVKSARQENQRDRYAVPPLKFDKTQQPQPAYANASVIEDAESSYTSIFPETIQTSINESVG, encoded by the coding sequence ATGGAGTACACCTCAAAACTTGCGTCGATTATTTACCTGCTGATCATCGGCATGAATGGGCTAGAAGGATGCCCTGCGGTGTGTTCTTGTACTGGTACAAAGGTTGACTGCAGTTATCGAAAATTGACGGAGATTCCATCAGGTATACCTACAAACACAACATTCCTCAGACTTGACAGAAACCAGCTGACTTACATTGGAAATGATTCTTTTACTGGACTGTCAAATCTAACATACCTATTCCTGTTCACTAATCGACTTGAAGAAGTGGAAGCTGGTGCATTTACTGGTCTGCGTCGACTCGGTTTTTTGTATCTCTACCAAAATTCAATCAGGGCGTTGCCACAGACTGTCTTCCATGGTCTAGAAAATTTATCGTACCTTTATCTCTACTCAAATAAACTATCCTGTGTCCATGAAAAGCTTTTCTCGGGACTGCATAATCTTGAGCGGCTTCGTTTGGAAGACAATGAAATAACTAATCTACCAACAAACATATTTCGAGGCCTTGGTAGGTTGAGTCTGTTATCTTTGCGTGACAATATGCTTACTTTCCTTGACGAAAATATATTCAACGGATTGGATAATTTGGATCAACTCTTTATTTTTCGGAATAACTTGAAAACTCTACCTGAAAATATCTTTCATGGATTGAACAAATTATTTAGCTTGCGGATTATGTATAACGACCTCACCACGTTGCCCGGAAATATCTTCGAAAACTTAAATAATTTGCGAGACCTATTCATATACAGTAATCCCTGGTCATGTGATTGCCGTCTACGGGAACTGAGAACGTGGTTGGATGATAACAAGTACAGGCTGTTACTAGGAGGTACAATTAGGTGTGAATCACCTGATCATCTTCGCTCTAAGTCATGGAATGACGTTCCATTGACTAACCTCACTTGTTATCCTATCCCCGTATTCTACAGAGCATTTAGAACCATTGTAGCCGAAATAGGAAACGATGTTATTCTGGACTGTGAGGTGGAAAGTGAGCTTGAAGTAGACAAGTACTGGATACTTCCAAACGGTACTGTCATATACCAAAGTACAGAAGATACATGTTCAAATTACAGCATTTTACAACAAGGCGATGGCAGCCTGCTCATTCCTTTTGCTGAAGTAGATGACGAAGGGTCATATTCTTGTATGGCATCTAACTTGGAGGGAACCACATCAGGTGTTAGAGTTCTGAAAATAAACCTGACGTCATCGCATGTCACCACGGAGACAATGTCAACAGCGTCGTCAAAGAGCGTTTACACAACCTTCGGTACAACTCCGTTTATTACGACGAACTACACAAGTACGTATACCGCAGTTTCTGCACAACCTGAAATAACTGACAACACAAATGTCACCGTTGGAATAATTGCATACGTCCTTGGTATCATTACAGCTGGTTTGTGCGTTGTCGCCTTCTTAGCGATTCGTCACTTTCGATGGGTAAAATCAAAACAATCAGACGACTACGATAACTTTACAAACAACAATTTTGGCAGTAATTTTGGCAGTGACTCGAGTGACAGCAATGCAGATCAAGTTGGATACCACGTTGGGAAATCGGAAGCAATAGTAAAGAGTGCAAGACAAGAAAACCAGCGTGATCGCTATGCCGTACCTCCCCTAAAGTTTGACAAAACCCAACAGCCGCAGCCGGCGTATGCTAATGCTTCTGTAATTGAAGACGCAGAAAGTAGTTATACATCCATTTTTCCGGAAACTATCCAGACGAGTATCAATGAGAGTGTGGGTTGA